The following nucleotide sequence is from Staphylococcus chromogenes.
GATTCATCACGGAGTTTTAGCCGTTGAAAGCAAAAGTGGTTATGGCTTAGACAAAGAAAATGAGTTGAAGCAACTTCGTGTTTCACGTCGATTACAAGAAAAATATGCGCTTGATATGAGACATACATTTTTAGGACCTCATGCAGTTCCAAAAGATGCAACCTCAAACGAAGCTTTTTTAGAAGAGATGGTAGAATTGCTTCCAGAAGTTAAAAAATATGCAGATTTTGCGGATATCTTCTGCGAAACAGGCGTTTTTACTATAGAAGAATCTAAGCGTTACATGGAAGCGGCTAAAAAAGAAGGTTTCCAAGTGAAAATTCATGCAGATGAAATTGATCCTTTAGGCGGCTTAGGGCTTGCCATAGATGAAGAAGCGATTTCTGCAGATCACCTTGTGGCTTCTAGTGATGAAGACAAGGCCAAATTAAAAGATTCAGATACGGTTGCGGTCTTATTGCCGGGAACTACGTTTTATCTAGGTAAAAATGACTATGCAGATGCACGTGGCATGTTAGATAACCATGGTGCAATCGCCATTGCGACAGATTTTAATCCAGGCAGTTGTGTGACAAATAATTTACAAATGGTGATGGCCATTGCAGCCCTTAAACTTAAATTATCACCAAATGAAATATGGAATGCGGTCACTGTTAACGCAGCGAAGGCGATTAATGTAGATGCGGGAACTATCAATGAAGGGGATAAAGCAAATATCGTCATTTGGCATGCCCCAAACCATGAATACATTCCTTATCATTATGGTATAAATCATGCAGAAAAAGTGATTAAAGACGGTAAAGTGATTGTCGATCATCAATTAGCACTTTAATAAAAAGGCGCGTTATTTGATGATACAAATAAATACTTGTATGTAGGACTACCATATAAACGAGTTGGGCGATCTCCTAACTCGTTTTTTTGATTGAATGATGCTTTTAAATGGCACTATAGAGGTTATTTTCCACGTTGTTCAACTTACTTTGATACAATGAAATAGAGAATGAGGGGGAGGGAGTGTGTAATCATGGGGCAATCGTAGCATATATGAAATCATGGAAAGGTCAATACGAAGCCAATAGCCTTGCAGGCGTTTTAGTCGCATTAGCCATGGTTCCAGGGGCGATAGCTTTTGCGCTGATTGCAGGTGTGAGTCCAATGATTGGGATGATGAGCACAGGACTCATGATGGTCATCATGAGTATATTTGGACACCGACGTTTGATGGTCTCAGCGCCGAGTAGTGGCGTATCGCTCGTTGCCATTATGGTCACAACGCGTGATGATATATATGTGCTTGCTTGGGCGACACTTGTAATGGGTATAATTCAAATAAGTCTTTCCTTTTTGAAATTAAATAAAGTTATTGCCTATATCCCGCAACCTATTGTCATTGGGTTTATGAATGCATTAGGCTTTTTATTATTAACGTCGCAACTCCCACATATATTTGGTAAAAATCTACAAACTTATCTCTTTGCAGTGATGAGTTTTATGATTATTTATACAGTACCGAAATGGACACGAAAAGTACCCGCCACACTTGTTTCAATCGTGATTTTAACGGCTATCAGTATGCTTTTAAAACCTAATATTGTTCGAGTGGAAGATCTTGCAAAAATTAAATTTATTTTACCCGAATTTGCACCTTTTCATCTTTCTATCATACCTCAACACTTCTTAGATATTCTTCTGTTTGGGGTAATGTTAGCTGTGGTTGCAACAATTCAAACAAGTTTGACCGCACAAATGATGGATGATTTGACGGGGAATCCAAGTGATAAACGTAAAGAATCTATGGCGCAAGGTATTGCCAATGCTACTCTCGGACTACTTGGTGGACTTGGCGGTAGTGCGCTCGTTGGACAATCCAAATTCAATTACAAAATGGGGGCGACCTCTCGCTTATCTACCTTAGTGACGGGCGTTACGATACTTTTATTTTTAGTGTTTTTAGGAGATATTGTAGGTCAAATCCCAATCGTAGTGTTAGCAACAGTTCTCGTGACGATTTCGTTTGGTACGTTTGACCGACAAACGAAACAACTCATAATAAGAAAGCGCTATATGGATTTGAGTCTCATGGCTTTTACATGGATATTGATTATTTTGACTAAAAATCTCGCGTTAGGAGTTTTAATAGGGACCCTTCTATTTTATATTATTCGATACATAAGAAAGTAGGTGGACGAAATGACAGATATTCAACAATTGGTACAATGGAGACGCTATTTTCACGCGCATCCGGAAGTCTCGAATGATGAGTTCCAGACGACTGAAAAACTCAAAGAAATTTTAGAAGAGATGCAAATTCATGTTTTGAATCTTCCGTTACTGACAGGTATTGTTGCAGAAATCGGAGCAGGAGAACCTATGGTCGCAGTGCGTTCAGATATTGATGCACTCCCGATTGATGAACAAACTGGATTGTCATTTGCTTCAAAAACGAAAGACGTGATGCATGCCTGTGGCCATGATGTCCATATGGCGGCGATATTAGGTTTAGCAATGAAATTAAAAGCACGTGAATCGGCGCTAAGGGGTCGTGTACGGTTGATTTTTCAAGCCTCAGAAGAAGTTGGATTTGGCGCAGAAAGAATTGTAGATACGGGGCTACTTGAGGGCGCTAAAGCGATTATTGGTTTTCACAATGATCCTACTTTGAAAATAGGGGAATGGCAAGCCAAACCAGGCTTTATGACCTCAAATGTCGACCGATTTCGTATTCACATTCAAGCGAAAGGGGCACATGCTGCGATGCCTCAAGACGCTAAAGATCCTCAGGTTGTGTTAGCACAATTAATTCAAAGTTTCCAAACTATTGTTAGCCGTAATACAGCGCCATTTGAAGAAGCGGTAGTCACAATAGGTCAAGTGCATAGCGGACAAACGTGGAATGTCATTCCGGATAGTGCCATGTTGGAAGGAACGGTACGCACATTTAAAACAGAGGTCCAATCTAATGTCGCTAAACGTATGCGCACAATTTGTGATGGTGTTGCAAAGCAGTATGAAGTAGACATTGACTTAGATTATCAAACGATTACACAGGCTGTGAACAATACGCCGGAACTACATGAAATGGCCATGCAATCCGCTCAAGATGTGGGCTACCAGGCCTCTGAACTCGAACGTCCTTTAACGATTGGAGAAGACTTTTCAGGCTATCAAACAGTGGCACCTGTCTATTTTGCGATGATTGGCTCTGAAAGTGAGTTTGCATTGCATCATCCAAAATTCAATCCGGATGAACGTATTTTAGAGCGTGTTCCAGATTACTTTGAAGCATTTGTAAATCGCCTCTTAGAAGACGGCACGAATTGACGAATCGCCTAAATTCGTGTAAAGTTTAACAGGAAAATTAAATACTTCATATCAAGAGAAGTGGAGGGACTGGCCCGTTGAAACTTCGGCAACATGATTGTGCGTGTGCCAATTCCAGAAGCACAGATGGCTAAAGATAAGAAGTTCAATTCATCAAATAGGTCA
It contains:
- the hutI gene encoding imidazolonepropionase, translated to MNDLIIQNIKELILPKSTERPLKGAELDELTVIENGTVVVKDGKIVYSGPHSEEYEAKETIDATGKVVSPALIDAHTHLVHGGSREHEMSLKRQGVSYLEILEQGGGILSTVEATRQTSEDDLFKKAEHDLLTMIHHGVLAVESKSGYGLDKENELKQLRVSRRLQEKYALDMRHTFLGPHAVPKDATSNEAFLEEMVELLPEVKKYADFADIFCETGVFTIEESKRYMEAAKKEGFQVKIHADEIDPLGGLGLAIDEEAISADHLVASSDEDKAKLKDSDTVAVLLPGTTFYLGKNDYADARGMLDNHGAIAIATDFNPGSCVTNNLQMVMAIAALKLKLSPNEIWNAVTVNAAKAINVDAGTINEGDKANIVIWHAPNHEYIPYHYGINHAEKVIKDGKVIVDHQLAL
- a CDS encoding amidohydrolase, with the translated sequence MTDIQQLVQWRRYFHAHPEVSNDEFQTTEKLKEILEEMQIHVLNLPLLTGIVAEIGAGEPMVAVRSDIDALPIDEQTGLSFASKTKDVMHACGHDVHMAAILGLAMKLKARESALRGRVRLIFQASEEVGFGAERIVDTGLLEGAKAIIGFHNDPTLKIGEWQAKPGFMTSNVDRFRIHIQAKGAHAAMPQDAKDPQVVLAQLIQSFQTIVSRNTAPFEEAVVTIGQVHSGQTWNVIPDSAMLEGTVRTFKTEVQSNVAKRMRTICDGVAKQYEVDIDLDYQTITQAVNNTPELHEMAMQSAQDVGYQASELERPLTIGEDFSGYQTVAPVYFAMIGSESEFALHHPKFNPDERILERVPDYFEAFVNRLLEDGTN
- a CDS encoding SulP family inorganic anion transporter — its product is MKSWKGQYEANSLAGVLVALAMVPGAIAFALIAGVSPMIGMMSTGLMMVIMSIFGHRRLMVSAPSSGVSLVAIMVTTRDDIYVLAWATLVMGIIQISLSFLKLNKVIAYIPQPIVIGFMNALGFLLLTSQLPHIFGKNLQTYLFAVMSFMIIYTVPKWTRKVPATLVSIVILTAISMLLKPNIVRVEDLAKIKFILPEFAPFHLSIIPQHFLDILLFGVMLAVVATIQTSLTAQMMDDLTGNPSDKRKESMAQGIANATLGLLGGLGGSALVGQSKFNYKMGATSRLSTLVTGVTILLFLVFLGDIVGQIPIVVLATVLVTISFGTFDRQTKQLIIRKRYMDLSLMAFTWILIILTKNLALGVLIGTLLFYIIRYIRK